In Phaeodactylum tricornutum CCAP 1055/1 chromosome 21, whole genome shotgun sequence, the following proteins share a genomic window:
- a CDS encoding predicted protein has translation MPVARSIAKLLTSPSKVAQALDWKKASGSILSLNVCRNGIDIAIASHPSSDEPIEHMPTIPLKLVIQNHQKILARSVIDDIVDIVNENQVCGMVVSWPVQKEGWCGAPCGRVLHALDQITAQSNILNGSRPICLWDTEHNLPQEDEWGRDPVYAIPSEKTEHRASIEQYQDHSCQATDIWNDFSLTHWPEYYLNQQKRELERAQRSLVTAYSQAALS, from the exons ATGCCTGTTGCCAGATCAATAGCGAAGCTGCTTACTTCACCGAGTAAAGTAGCCCAAGCTTTGGACTGGAAGAAAGCTTCTGGAAGCATCCTCAGCCTGAATGTGTGCAGGAATGGTATCGATATCGCCATTGCCTCACATCCTTCTTCCGACGAACCGATAGAGCACATGCCCACCATTCCACTCAAGCTCGTCATTCAAAACCACCAAAAGATTCTCGCTCGAAGTGTCATCGATGATATCGTAGACATTGTAAATGAGAATCAAGTTTGTGGAATGGTTGTGAGTTGGCCTGTCCAGAAGGAAGGTTGGTGCGGTGCACCATGCGGCCGGGTCTTGCACGCTCTTGATCAAATTACGGCGCAATCTAATATTCTTAACGGCAGTCGTCCTATCTGTCTGTGGGATACTGAACACAATCTCCCTCAAGAAGACGAATGGGGTCGAGACCCAGTGTACGCGATTCCGTCAGAGAAGACAGAACATCGGGCGTCAATCGAGCAATACCAGGATCATTCTTGTCAAGCCACTGATATCTGGAATGATTTCAGCCTCACTCACTGGCCCGAATACTACCTTAACCAGCAGAAACGTGAGCTCGAACGAGCGCAGCGGTCTCTCGTTACCG CTTATAGCCAGGCAGCGCTTTCATAA
- a CDS encoding predicted protein, which produces MVYDSTNKADHPIIDNVEPSSEPRLDEGEKKEQNTRLDDVLSGAVNAAMSGRLKRLDNAEKKVGESLKLPNEATTDTREEEKGKAATRQISMNENFLAVKEAAETRLDQAKERLEENWNATENTAADNRSVNEESKPSKGEAKATHSENAVGNSEDSTRIFAAATEFAREKAENVKNTLEARNQTRNGDDSVASRSNKVVERE; this is translated from the exons ATGGTTTACGACAGTACGAATAAAGCCGACCATCCGATAATTGATAATGTTGAACCAAGCTCAGAGCCTCGCCTGGATGAAGGCGAAAAGAAGGAGCAAAATACTCGCCTTGATGATGTCCTTAGCGGAGCCGTCAACGCTGCCATGTCAG GTCGCCTGAAGCGTCTCGACAATGCGGAAAAGAAAGTTGGCGAAAGCCTGAAATTGCCGAATGAAGCCACGACGGATACGCGTGAGGAGGAAAAGGGAAAAGCAGCGACCCGACAAATTTCAATGAACGAGAATTTTTTAGCGGTAAAAGAGGCAGCGGAAACTAGGCTAGATCAAGCGAAGGAACGGCTTGAAGAGAACTGGAATGCGACTGAAAATACCGCAGCCGATAACCGAAGTGTAAATGAGGAATCTAAACCGAGCAAAGGAGAAGCCAAAGCCACTCATTCAGAAAACGCTGTCGGGAATAGCGAAGATTCAACTCGTATTTTCGCGGCGGCAACTGAGTTTGCCCGAGAAAAGGCTGAGAACGTTAAAAACACTCTGGAAGCGCGCAACCAGACTCGAAATGGAGATGATTCGGTAGCATCTAGATCAAACAAGGTTGTGGAGAGAGAATAA
- a CDS encoding predicted protein codes for MDPWWDWMIDKTSPSASCYHFIIKNVQVDKKNMTISGRTNTEDNGSLLDHARDYIHEKVKTQEQRDAERPVTEKIKDNFPNSAEDAGSTLGKKIDNIATDFKEKFNERLDEGTERAQQHTDETKREEDFNVFTDAAHASKEKIHDVRESIFDATKTPAEKDQEAFLEKPLHEKLKEMPHRMAEVEESKKDDTMPPFAQLGWLIR; via the coding sequence ATGGATCCTTGGTGGGACTGGATGATCGACAAGACTTCGCCTAGTGCAAGTTGTTATCATTTCATAATAAAGAACGTACAAGTGGATAAAAAAAACATGACGATCTCCGGCCGAACAAATACTGAAGACAATGGGAGTCTCTTGGACCATGCCCGTGACTACATTCACGAGAAGGTCAAAACACAAGAACAACGAGATGCGGAACGGCCTGTTACGGAAAAAATCAAGGATAATTTCCCGAACAGTGCCGAAGATGCTGGTTCCACTCTCGGCAAAAAGATCGACAACATAGCCACCGACTTCAAAGAGAAGTTTAATGAACGGCTAGACGAAGGTACAGAGAGAGCTCAACAGCACACTGATGAAACAAAGCGAGAGGAGGACTTTAACGTATTCACGGACGCGGCGCATGCatcgaaagaaaaaattcATGATGTACGCGAATCCATCTTCGACGCCACAAAGACTCCAGCGGAAAAGGACCAGGAAGCTTTTCTTGAGAAGCCCTTGCACGAAAAGCTGAAGGAAATGCCTCATCGAATGGCGGAGGTAGAGGAGAGCAAAAAGGATGACACCATGCCTCCTTTTGCCCAGCTTGGTTGGTTGATTCGATGA